One stretch of Corvus moneduloides isolate bCorMon1 chromosome 16, bCorMon1.pri, whole genome shotgun sequence DNA includes these proteins:
- the LOC116452203 gene encoding hemoglobin subunit pi: MTLTQAEKAAVVTIWAKVATQADAIGAESLERLFFSYPQTKTYFPHFDLSQGSAQLRGHGSKVMHAVGEAVKHVDDIPGALAKLSELHAYILRVDPVNFKLLSHCILCSLAARYPSDFTPEVHAAWDKFLSSVSSVLTEKYR; encoded by the exons ATGACGCTGACCCAAGCCGAGAAAGCCGCCGTGGTCACCATCTGGGCCAAGGTGGCCACCCAAGCTGATGCCATTGGGGCAGAATCACTGGAGAG GCTTTTCTTCAGCTACCCCCAGACGAAAACCTACTTCCCTCACTTCGATCTGAGCCaaggctcagctcagctccGTGGCCACGGCTCCAAGGTCATGCATGCCGTCGGGGAAGCTGTGAAGCACGTTGATGACATTCCAGGGGCTTTGGCCAAGCTCAGTGAGCTGCATGCTTACATCCTCAGGGTGGACCCCGTGAACTTCAAG ctgctttcccacTGTATCCTGTGCTCTCTGGCTGCCCGCTATCCCAGTGACTTCACCCCAGAAGTTCATGCTGCATGGGACAAGTTCCTGTCCAGTGTTTCCTCTGTTCTGACTGAGAAGTACAGATAA
- the LOC116452134 gene encoding hemoglobin subunit alpha-D, with protein sequence MLTAEDKKLIQQVWGKVGGAEEEIGAETLWRMFHSYPPTKTYFPHFDLSQGSDQIRGHGKKVVAALGTAIKNLDNLSQALSELSNLHAYNLRVDPVNFKFLAQCLQVVLAVRLGKEYTPEVHSAVDKFMSAVAAVLAEKYR encoded by the exons ATGCTGACTGCCGAGGACAAGAAGCTGATCCAGCAGGTCTGGGGAAAGGTCGGCGGCGCCGAGGAGGAGATCGGAGCCGAGACCCTGTGGAG GATGTTCCATTCCTACCCCCCGACCAAGACCTACTTCCCCCACTTCGACCTGTCACAAGGCTCTGATCAGATCCGTGGCCATGGCAAGAAAGTGGtggctgccctgggcactgccatcAAGAACCTGGACAACCTCAGCCAGGCTCTGTCTGAGCTCAGCAACCTGCACGCCTACAACCTGCGTGTGGACCCCGTCAACTTCAAG TTCCTGGCTCAGTGCTTGCAGGTGGTGCTGGCCGTGCGCCTGGGTAAGGAGTACACCCCCGAGGTGCACTCTGCCGTCGACAAGTTCATGTCGGCCGTGGCCGCCGTGCTGGCTGAGAAGTACAGATGA